A single genomic interval of Brevundimonas diminuta harbors:
- the msrB gene encoding peptide-methionine (R)-S-oxide reductase MsrB — protein sequence MTDLAQTSESLRSPSGYDLTPPNAEERARLEADLNPEEKRVLLSHGTEAPFCGTLLGEKRAGVFCCRECGLPLFKSGTKFESGTGWPSFTQPVDEAHVHAIRDTSYGMIRIETQCARCGSHQGHVFPDGPPPTGNRYCINSVALSFVAEGEALPDPLNRGDGIA from the coding sequence ATGACCGATCTCGCCCAAACCTCCGAATCCCTCCGTTCGCCGTCGGGCTATGACCTGACCCCGCCGAACGCCGAAGAACGCGCCCGGCTCGAAGCCGACCTGAACCCAGAGGAAAAGCGCGTCCTGCTGTCCCATGGCACGGAGGCGCCCTTCTGCGGCACTCTGCTGGGCGAGAAGCGGGCGGGCGTCTTCTGCTGCCGCGAATGCGGCTTGCCGCTGTTCAAGAGCGGAACCAAGTTCGAAAGCGGCACCGGCTGGCCCAGCTTCACCCAACCGGTTGATGAAGCGCACGTCCACGCGATCCGCGACACCAGCTATGGCATGATCCGGATCGAGACCCAATGCGCCCGCTGCGGCAGCCACCAGGGTCACGTCTTCCCCGATGGCCCGCCGCCGACCGGAAACCGCTATTGCATCAACTCGGTCGCGCTCAGTTTCGTAGCCGAGGGTGAGGCTCTGCCGGACCCCCTCAACCGCGGCGACGGCATCGCCTGA
- a CDS encoding glycoside hydrolase family protein, whose amino-acid sequence MSDVLPKPSKVSREGVLLIKSFEGFRPRAMQRSDGRWVIGYGHTQSAREGARVSEPEAELLMQYDLIPVVKAVTDHVRVPLNQHQFDALASFAFSIGADRFAASDVVEQLNAGSARQASASMSAWADEAAAETPTRRRSAEHALFNAAPGAPVTLTDLLAAPLPSPFETDEPTLPAVDGALDEAVAPFPAQDGAALAQATTAPQPHAIYAATAVGPVPDVMPLTGQSESVSVAAPIIAANDIHAPVEAKQPETPSGFADAQKTSVVLTAPGLAEAAPADSPVEPAIEGDAASAEDVLSTREVVARARAKRRSGLGETLTFVIMGGLGALCLGVAMAAFRRASLLNSSDTATVAWVLILVAAACLGVSGYNCYRRWGRADRA is encoded by the coding sequence GTGTCTGACGTCCTCCCCAAACCCAGCAAGGTGTCCCGCGAGGGCGTCCTGCTGATCAAGAGTTTCGAAGGCTTCCGGCCTCGGGCCATGCAGCGCAGCGACGGTCGCTGGGTCATCGGCTATGGCCACACCCAGTCGGCCCGCGAGGGCGCGAGGGTGTCTGAGCCCGAGGCCGAACTGCTGATGCAATACGACCTGATCCCGGTCGTGAAGGCCGTGACCGATCATGTCCGCGTTCCTCTCAACCAACATCAGTTCGACGCCCTGGCCAGTTTCGCCTTTTCCATCGGCGCAGACAGGTTCGCCGCCTCCGATGTGGTCGAGCAGTTGAACGCGGGGTCTGCGCGTCAGGCGTCCGCCTCCATGAGCGCCTGGGCCGATGAAGCCGCCGCAGAGACGCCAACCCGCCGGCGCTCGGCTGAACACGCGCTGTTCAATGCCGCGCCCGGCGCGCCGGTCACCTTGACGGATCTTCTGGCCGCGCCCCTGCCGTCTCCTTTCGAGACGGACGAGCCGACCCTGCCCGCCGTCGACGGCGCCCTGGACGAAGCCGTCGCCCCCTTCCCGGCCCAGGACGGCGCAGCGCTGGCTCAAGCGACCACCGCGCCCCAGCCGCACGCCATCTATGCCGCGACGGCTGTCGGCCCGGTCCCGGACGTTATGCCGCTGACCGGACAATCGGAGAGCGTCTCCGTCGCTGCGCCGATCATCGCCGCCAACGACATCCACGCGCCGGTTGAGGCCAAGCAGCCGGAGACGCCGTCGGGCTTCGCCGATGCGCAGAAGACCAGCGTGGTGCTGACCGCGCCAGGCCTGGCCGAAGCCGCGCCAGCCGACAGCCCCGTCGAACCGGCCATCGAGGGCGACGCAGCATCCGCTGAGGACGTGCTGAGCACGCGCGAGGTCGTGGCCCGCGCTCGGGCCAAGCGGCGCTCGGGGCTGGGAGAAACCCTGACCTTCGTCATCATGGGCGGCCTGGGCGCCCTGTGTCTCGGCGTCGCCATGGCCGCCTTTCGCCGCGCGTCGCTATTGAACAGCAGCGACACCGCCACGGTCGCCTGGGTCCTGATCCTGGTCGCCGCCGCCTGCCTCGGCGTGTCGGGCTACAACTGCTATCGGCGCTGGGGACGGGCTGACCGCGCCTGA
- a CDS encoding DUF2948 family protein, with protein MSTEIDGIIPEAKAPVEPLRLLAEDADDLQIISAALQDAILRPVDIVWEKAARTLTIAFSRFCWECGGTRVMCAMQFGDVLAVKSRRLSRSPDASLELLALDFIPTEDLSGRVILMFAGGGDLRIDVECLDAVVTDISDRWPARIAPTHLDTPELDEGNAA; from the coding sequence ATGAGCACTGAGATCGACGGCATCATCCCCGAAGCCAAGGCGCCGGTCGAACCGCTGCGTCTGCTGGCCGAGGACGCCGACGATCTTCAGATCATCTCCGCCGCGCTCCAGGACGCCATCCTGCGTCCCGTGGATATCGTCTGGGAAAAGGCGGCCCGGACCCTGACCATCGCCTTCAGCCGCTTCTGCTGGGAGTGCGGCGGGACGCGGGTGATGTGCGCCATGCAGTTCGGCGACGTTCTGGCGGTCAAGAGCCGTCGTCTGTCGCGCAGTCCCGACGCCTCGCTCGAACTGCTCGCGCTCGACTTCATTCCGACCGAGGACCTGAGCGGGCGCGTCATCCTGATGTTCGCCGGCGGCGGTGATCTGCGAATCGACGTGGAATGTCTGGACGCCGTGGTCACGGACATCTCCGACCGCTGGCCCGCACGGATCGCGCCGACCCACCTGGACACGCCCGAACTGGACGAAGGAAATGCGGCATGA
- a CDS encoding FliM/FliN family flagellar motor switch protein has protein sequence MTQINAVDVEISVVLGRSVLPMSQLLRMGRGAVIPLDAAEGDEVWILANNYPVARGEIEIRDDRIAITVTRQADVYDFMAGSA, from the coding sequence GTGACCCAGATCAACGCCGTCGATGTCGAAATCTCAGTGGTTCTGGGTCGCTCGGTGCTGCCGATGTCGCAACTGCTGCGCATGGGTCGCGGCGCGGTGATTCCCCTGGACGCTGCCGAGGGCGACGAGGTCTGGATTCTGGCCAACAACTATCCGGTCGCGCGCGGCGAAATCGAGATCCGAGACGACCGTATCGCCATCACCGTTACTCGCCAAGCGGACGTGTATGACTTCATGGCCGGGTCGGCCTGA
- a CDS encoding ribonuclease E/G → MSGAVEVFLDETPGETRGAVMRDGRYTHLLIHRQDDAAQTRIGALSVGRIIEVNPGLRGAFVDIAAPTAAFLPFPRNDRITQGQRLEVVVTAEPRAGKGAVVRRLGAGEGTPRLIQPAPSIAEQLRDLAPGAESVTGIAAIDAVVEAEEEALVQSIGFASHGIDLAIERTRALVAVDIDFASTPGRDPNQARAAANREGLKQAARLIGLRNWGGLVVIDMVGDGQDAEAQSKVARAAFTQEPQAVFGPVSRFGLLQMSLPWRRTPIEEILLDAGGRPSVQTRAISVVRALRRQLLADTLSPRIIARCAPDEALIAYPLAARLGPRALIQADAAIPPGRGRIEEG, encoded by the coding sequence ATGAGCGGCGCAGTCGAGGTCTTCCTCGACGAGACGCCTGGCGAGACGCGTGGCGCGGTCATGCGCGACGGCCGCTATACTCATCTTCTAATCCACCGCCAGGATGATGCGGCGCAGACCCGGATCGGCGCCCTCTCGGTGGGGCGTATCATCGAGGTGAACCCCGGCTTGCGCGGCGCCTTCGTCGATATCGCCGCACCGACCGCCGCCTTTCTGCCCTTCCCGAGAAACGACCGGATTACCCAAGGCCAACGGCTGGAAGTCGTCGTCACCGCCGAACCTCGTGCCGGGAAAGGGGCGGTGGTTCGCCGTCTGGGGGCGGGGGAGGGGACGCCTCGCCTGATCCAACCCGCACCCAGCATCGCCGAACAGTTGCGCGACCTCGCGCCCGGCGCGGAATCAGTCACCGGCATCGCCGCCATCGACGCCGTGGTCGAGGCGGAGGAGGAGGCTCTGGTTCAATCGATCGGTTTCGCCTCGCACGGGATCGATCTCGCCATAGAGCGCACCCGCGCCCTGGTGGCTGTGGACATCGACTTCGCCTCCACGCCCGGTCGTGATCCGAACCAGGCAAGGGCGGCTGCGAATCGCGAGGGGTTGAAGCAGGCGGCGCGGCTGATCGGCCTGCGGAACTGGGGTGGTCTAGTCGTCATCGACATGGTCGGGGACGGTCAGGACGCCGAGGCGCAGTCCAAGGTCGCGCGGGCCGCGTTCACCCAAGAACCTCAGGCCGTCTTCGGACCCGTCAGTCGATTCGGCCTGTTGCAGATGTCGCTTCCCTGGCGTCGCACGCCGATCGAGGAGATTCTGCTCGACGCCGGAGGGCGCCCCTCGGTTCAGACGCGGGCCATATCTGTCGTGCGCGCTTTGCGACGGCAGCTGCTGGCGGATACCTTGTCGCCACGCATCATCGCGCGCTGCGCACCGGACGAAGCCCTGATCGCTTATCCGCTGGCGGCTCGTCTGGGACCGCGAGCATTGATCCAGGCCGATGCCGCGATCCCGCCAGGGCGCGGACGAATAGAAGAGGGTTGA
- the mgtE gene encoding magnesium transporter, whose protein sequence is MSTTDTAFAPDETLDNEDHAALDEDYVLTPQFVEKVVDAADDGDGMRLRSLLEDLHPADVADLMGFLTAEHRAVVVLWLPPELLAETLPELDDNIREEVLERVPHGTLAEALQELDSDDAAAVVEDLEDDQRERVLAAMPEVDRAAIESSLGYAEESAGRLMQREVMAAPQFWSVGDTIDHIRKQGDDLPELFFDIYVVDPLNRPVGGVPISGLLRAARTVALTDLMEPINEIAVDQDQEEVAYIFEKYHLISAPVVDAAGRLVGQITVDDIVNIIQEENREDILRLAGVADEDRGSSVPEIVRGRVPWLAINLATAALGASVIGLFEATIQQIVALAVLMPIVSAIGGNAGTQALTVTVRALATRELNSSNAPRTFWREMVVGLANGLILAPLIGIAAGFWFRDEDWKIGLVIGAAMILNLLVAASIGVLTPLTLSKLKFDPAVSSAVFVTATTDFFGFLIFLGLATLVLL, encoded by the coding sequence GTGAGCACCACGGACACCGCCTTTGCTCCAGACGAGACGCTCGATAACGAAGACCACGCCGCCCTGGACGAGGACTATGTCCTCACCCCTCAATTCGTCGAGAAAGTCGTGGACGCCGCCGACGACGGCGACGGGATGCGGCTGCGCTCTCTGTTGGAAGACCTTCACCCGGCCGACGTCGCCGACCTGATGGGCTTTCTGACGGCGGAACACCGCGCCGTCGTGGTCCTTTGGTTGCCGCCCGAGCTTCTGGCCGAAACCCTGCCCGAGCTGGACGACAATATCCGCGAGGAAGTGCTGGAGCGGGTTCCGCACGGCACCTTGGCCGAGGCGCTGCAGGAACTGGATTCCGACGATGCCGCCGCCGTCGTCGAAGACCTGGAAGACGACCAGCGCGAACGCGTTCTGGCCGCCATGCCCGAAGTCGATCGCGCCGCCATCGAAAGCAGCCTGGGCTATGCGGAAGAATCCGCCGGGCGCCTGATGCAGCGCGAGGTGATGGCCGCGCCCCAGTTCTGGAGCGTGGGCGACACCATCGACCACATCCGCAAACAGGGCGACGACCTGCCCGAGCTGTTCTTCGACATCTATGTTGTCGATCCGCTGAACCGCCCGGTCGGCGGCGTGCCGATCAGCGGCCTTCTTCGCGCCGCCCGCACCGTCGCCCTGACCGATCTGATGGAGCCGATCAACGAGATCGCCGTCGATCAGGATCAGGAAGAAGTCGCCTACATCTTCGAGAAATACCACCTGATCTCGGCGCCCGTCGTGGACGCGGCCGGTCGGCTGGTGGGTCAGATCACCGTCGATGACATCGTCAACATCATTCAGGAAGAGAACCGCGAGGACATCCTGCGTCTGGCCGGTGTCGCCGACGAGGACCGCGGTTCGTCCGTGCCCGAGATCGTGCGCGGTCGCGTGCCTTGGCTGGCGATCAACCTGGCGACGGCGGCCCTGGGCGCCAGCGTCATCGGCCTGTTCGAAGCCACCATCCAGCAGATCGTGGCTCTCGCCGTCCTGATGCCCATCGTCTCGGCCATCGGCGGCAACGCCGGCACACAAGCCCTGACCGTGACCGTGCGCGCCCTGGCGACGCGCGAGCTGAACAGTTCGAACGCCCCGCGCACCTTCTGGCGCGAGATGGTGGTGGGCCTGGCCAACGGCCTGATCCTGGCGCCCCTGATCGGCATCGCGGCCGGCTTCTGGTTCCGGGACGAAGACTGGAAGATCGGCCTGGTGATCGGCGCGGCCATGATCCTGAATCTGCTGGTCGCCGCCTCGATCGGCGTCCTGACGCCCCTGACCCTTTCCAAGCTCAAGTTCGACCCGGCCGTGTCGTCCGCCGTGTTCGTTACGGCGACCACCGACTTCTTCGGCTTCCTGATCTTCCTTGGTCTGGCCACACTGGTGCTGCTCTAG
- a CDS encoding UPF0262 family protein yields MSADHKLASVELDAATLPAATAEIEHERRVAIFDLVEKNSFEPVGAEGGPYRLKLSLQDNRLVFDIDGENFTRTYAISLTPLKGVIKDYLMICDSYYEALRGSSASQIESVDMGRRGLHNEGAEQLKTRLDGKIVVDHETSRRLFTLLCALYRRG; encoded by the coding sequence ATGAGCGCCGATCACAAGCTGGCCTCGGTCGAACTGGACGCCGCGACCCTGCCGGCGGCGACGGCCGAGATCGAGCACGAGCGTCGCGTCGCCATCTTTGATCTGGTCGAGAAGAACAGCTTCGAGCCCGTCGGTGCCGAAGGCGGACCCTACAGGCTGAAGCTTTCGCTTCAGGACAATCGTCTGGTGTTCGACATCGACGGCGAAAACTTCACGCGCACCTACGCCATCAGCCTGACGCCGCTGAAGGGTGTGATCAAAGACTATCTTATGATTTGCGACAGCTACTACGAGGCGCTGCGCGGATCCTCGGCCAGCCAGATCGAATCGGTCGACATGGGCCGGCGCGGCCTTCACAACGAAGGAGCCGAGCAGCTGAAGACGCGGCTGGACGGCAAGATCGTGGTCGATCACGAGACGTCGCGGCGCCTGTTCACATTGCTCTGCGCCCTCTACCGTCGCGGCTGA
- the lipB gene encoding lipoyl(octanoyl) transferase LipB: MLAEPLSPSLQKLRLDDDRPVEWAVSKGYVDYVAAEAFMEARVAAIAAGEANEMVWLLEHPPLYTAGVSAKDDDLLDAGRFPVHRTGRGGQFTYHGPGQRVAYVMLDLNRRGKDVRCFVRGLELWLIGALDRFGVTADIRPGRVGVWVERKGAGWSREDKIAAIGVKVRKWVSFHGISLNVEPDLDHFGGIVPCGIQEHGVTSLVDLGVLATMDEADEALRRSFDRIFGAAVEASAPL; the protein is encoded by the coding sequence ATGCTTGCTGAGCCGTTAAGCCCATCCCTTCAGAAACTGCGTCTCGACGATGACCGACCGGTCGAATGGGCCGTGTCGAAAGGCTACGTCGATTATGTGGCCGCAGAGGCCTTCATGGAGGCGCGCGTCGCCGCCATTGCGGCGGGCGAAGCGAATGAGATGGTCTGGTTGCTGGAGCATCCGCCGCTCTACACCGCCGGCGTCTCGGCCAAGGACGACGACCTTCTCGATGCCGGCCGGTTTCCGGTGCATCGCACAGGGCGGGGCGGGCAGTTCACCTATCACGGGCCGGGACAGCGCGTGGCCTATGTGATGCTGGACCTGAACCGGCGAGGCAAGGACGTCCGGTGTTTCGTGCGCGGGCTTGAGCTGTGGCTGATCGGGGCGCTGGATCGGTTCGGGGTTACAGCCGACATCCGGCCTGGACGCGTCGGCGTGTGGGTCGAGCGCAAGGGGGCGGGCTGGTCGCGCGAGGACAAGATCGCCGCCATCGGCGTCAAGGTCCGCAAATGGGTCAGCTTCCACGGCATCAGCCTGAACGTGGAGCCGGATCTGGATCATTTCGGCGGCATCGTTCCCTGCGGCATTCAGGAACACGGCGTCACCAGCCTGGTCGATCTCGGCGTTCTGGCGACGATGGACGAGGCGGACGAGGCCTTGAGGCGCAGCTTCGATCGGATCTTCGGCGCAGCGGTCGAGGCGTCGGCGCCGCTTTGA
- a CDS encoding DNA gyrase inhibitor YacG, with product MATCPICRKADADPKYKPFCSRRCSDVDLQRWFTGAYAIPVALDEGAQDDDEKDGLGAGQAEKPPL from the coding sequence GTGGCTACCTGTCCCATCTGCCGCAAGGCCGACGCCGATCCCAAGTACAAGCCCTTCTGCTCACGCCGCTGTTCCGACGTCGATCTTCAGCGCTGGTTCACCGGCGCCTATGCCATTCCGGTCGCCCTGGACGAGGGTGCGCAAGATGATGACGAAAAGGACGGATTGGGCGCTGGACAGGCGGAAAAGCCTCCCCTATAG
- the murA gene encoding UDP-N-acetylglucosamine 1-carboxyvinyltransferase: MDSIAIQGGAQLFGDIPVSGAKNSAIKLMAASILTDQPLLLTNMPRLADTRFLGQLLRQFGIEVTERDGADGQESLFHAKDLTSTFAPYDLVRQMRASFNVLGPLLARTGEAKVSLPGGCTIGARPVDLHLQALTALGAEIELDEGYVTARAPKGLKGAEIEFPFVSVGATEHALLAAVLAEGTTVLRRAAREPEIGDLAHCLTAMGARIEGIDTDVLTITGASSLNGTTWSVIPDRIEMGSYAVAAAMAGGEVRLTKARAELIGSLTDKMVEAGVEVSPTADGVLIKRDPKQRLKAVDVETAIYPGFATDLQAQFMALMTTAEGVSTVRETIFENRFMHVPELARLGADISVHAGEAHVTGVEVLHGAQVMATDLRASMCLVIAGLVAEGETTVGRVYHLDRGFERLEEKLGACGADIRRIKGTGDEH; encoded by the coding sequence ATGGACAGCATCGCCATTCAGGGCGGCGCCCAGCTTTTCGGGGACATTCCCGTCAGCGGCGCCAAGAATTCCGCCATCAAGCTGATGGCCGCCTCGATCCTGACGGATCAGCCCTTGCTGCTGACCAATATGCCGCGCCTGGCCGACACCCGGTTCCTGGGTCAGTTGCTGCGCCAGTTCGGCATCGAAGTGACCGAGCGGGACGGGGCGGACGGGCAGGAGAGCCTGTTCCACGCCAAGGACCTGACCTCGACCTTCGCCCCCTATGATCTGGTGCGTCAGATGCGGGCCTCGTTCAACGTGCTGGGGCCTTTGCTGGCGCGCACCGGCGAGGCCAAGGTCTCCCTGCCGGGCGGCTGCACCATCGGCGCGCGTCCGGTCGATCTGCACCTGCAGGCGCTGACGGCGCTGGGCGCCGAGATCGAGCTGGACGAAGGCTATGTCACCGCTCGCGCGCCCAAGGGCTTGAAGGGCGCCGAGATCGAGTTTCCCTTCGTTTCGGTCGGCGCCACCGAACATGCGCTTCTGGCCGCCGTGCTGGCTGAAGGCACGACCGTCCTTCGCCGTGCGGCGCGCGAACCCGAGATCGGCGATCTGGCCCACTGTCTGACGGCCATGGGCGCCAGGATCGAGGGAATCGACACCGACGTCCTGACCATCACCGGCGCCTCGTCGCTGAACGGGACGACCTGGTCGGTGATTCCCGACCGAATCGAGATGGGCTCCTACGCCGTCGCCGCCGCCATGGCGGGCGGCGAGGTGCGCCTGACCAAGGCGCGGGCCGAATTGATCGGTTCGCTGACCGACAAGATGGTCGAGGCGGGCGTCGAGGTGTCGCCGACCGCCGACGGCGTGCTTATCAAGCGCGACCCGAAGCAGCGACTGAAGGCCGTGGATGTCGAGACGGCCATCTATCCGGGCTTCGCCACCGATCTTCAGGCCCAGTTCATGGCGCTGATGACGACGGCGGAGGGCGTCAGCACGGTTCGCGAGACGATCTTCGAAAACCGCTTCATGCATGTGCCGGAGTTGGCGCGACTGGGTGCCGACATTTCGGTTCATGCCGGAGAGGCGCACGTTACCGGCGTCGAGGTTCTGCACGGCGCCCAGGTGATGGCGACGGATCTCCGAGCCTCGATGTGCCTGGTCATCGCGGGCCTTGTCGCCGAGGGCGAAACGACGGTCGGACGCGTCTATCATCTGGATCGCGGTTTCGAGCGTTTGGAAGAAAAGCTCGGCGCGTGCGGAGCCGACATCCGCCGCATAAAGGGAACAGGTGATGAGCACTGA
- a CDS encoding exopolysaccharide biosynthesis protein produces MPAQPPPNDDLRRFSDVLEDLGHAPEPKLTMAELVASFGERGFGAMILILSLLALLPWPPGGKAVFAVPIILMSLELAFQRQSVWLPRWMLKASVSRAAYTSLIATPFAAPAWLRRWVLSANVRIAGRRYIFSDGVRRAVRRRPNGLSVLKMVRAIERLTRPRLPLLTGDVADTFTGLVCVVLALIMALPIPFGDALPGIALVLFALGMMQRDGVAILLGVVATAASALYLFLIWATVVEVAQHLTGWFAKLLH; encoded by the coding sequence ATGCCCGCCCAACCGCCTCCGAACGACGACCTGCGGCGGTTTTCCGACGTCCTTGAAGACCTCGGCCACGCCCCCGAACCCAAGCTGACCATGGCCGAACTTGTCGCTTCGTTCGGCGAGCGCGGCTTCGGGGCCATGATCCTGATCCTGTCGCTGCTGGCGCTCCTGCCCTGGCCGCCCGGCGGCAAGGCGGTCTTCGCCGTGCCGATCATCCTGATGTCGCTGGAACTGGCCTTCCAGAGACAGAGCGTCTGGCTGCCGCGCTGGATGTTGAAGGCCTCAGTGTCCCGCGCCGCCTACACGTCCTTGATCGCCACTCCGTTCGCAGCCCCGGCCTGGCTGCGTCGCTGGGTGCTATCGGCGAATGTGCGGATCGCCGGGCGCCGTTACATCTTTTCCGACGGCGTGAGGCGCGCCGTTCGCAGACGGCCGAACGGCCTGAGCGTCCTGAAGATGGTCCGCGCCATCGAACGTTTGACCCGCCCACGCCTGCCGCTGCTGACCGGCGATGTCGCCGACACCTTCACCGGCCTGGTCTGCGTCGTGCTGGCCCTGATCATGGCCTTGCCCATCCCGTTTGGAGACGCCCTGCCGGGTATCGCACTGGTTCTGTTCGCCCTGGGCATGATGCAGCGCGACGGGGTCGCGATCCTGCTCGGGGTCGTCGCGACCGCAGCCAGCGCCCTCTATCTGTTTCTGATCTGGGCGACGGTGGTCGAGGTGGCGCAGCACTTGACCGGCTGGTTCGCCAAGCTCCTGCACTGA
- a CDS encoding DUF3008 family protein: MPAKSAAQQKAAGAALSAKRGDTPKSKLKGASKSMVESMTEKQLEDLAETKRKGKPEHVQD, translated from the coding sequence ATGCCCGCAAAATCCGCCGCTCAGCAAAAGGCCGCCGGCGCCGCCCTGTCGGCCAAGCGTGGAGACACGCCGAAGTCGAAGCTGAAGGGCGCGTCCAAGTCCATGGTCGAGTCCATGACGGAAAAGCAGCTGGAAGACCTGGCCGAGACCAAGCGTAAGGGCAAACCCGAGCACGTGCAGGACTGA
- a CDS encoding isovaleryl-CoA dehydrogenase has protein sequence MSIPFAPQSMEFGLGDNADAIRDTTARWAADRLAPLAAEIDEENAFKRELWPEMGELGLHGITVEEEFGGLGLGYLEHVVAMEEVSRASASIGLSYGAHSNLCVNQIRRWGTAEQKQKYLPKLISGEHVGSLAMSEAGSGSDVMSMRTRADKKGDRYVLNGTKFWITNAPHANTLVVYAKTDPDAGSKGCTAFLIEKGMKGFSVSKKLDKMGMRGSDTAELVFEDCEVPEENIMGPLGGGAGVLMSGLDYERAVLAAGPLGIMQAALDVVLPYVRDRKQFGKPIGSFQLMQGKIADMYVALNSARAYVYSVARACDAGLTTRYDAAGAILLASENAVKVTMEAVQALGGAGYTKEWPVERLVRDAKLYDIGAGTNEIRRFLIGRELLGG, from the coding sequence ATGAGCATTCCCTTCGCGCCCCAATCCATGGAATTCGGCCTTGGCGATAACGCCGACGCCATCCGCGACACCACCGCCCGCTGGGCCGCCGATCGTCTGGCCCCGCTGGCCGCCGAGATCGACGAAGAGAACGCGTTCAAACGCGAACTCTGGCCCGAGATGGGCGAACTGGGCCTGCACGGAATCACCGTCGAAGAAGAGTTCGGCGGCCTCGGCCTGGGCTATCTCGAACACGTCGTCGCGATGGAGGAAGTGTCGCGCGCCTCGGCCTCGATCGGCCTCAGCTACGGCGCGCACTCCAACCTTTGCGTCAATCAGATTCGCCGCTGGGGCACGGCCGAGCAGAAGCAGAAATATCTGCCCAAGCTGATCAGCGGTGAACACGTCGGTTCGCTGGCCATGTCCGAGGCGGGATCGGGCTCCGACGTCATGTCGATGCGCACCCGCGCCGACAAGAAGGGCGATCGCTACGTCCTGAACGGCACCAAATTCTGGATCACCAACGCGCCGCATGCCAACACCCTGGTCGTCTACGCGAAGACCGATCCGGACGCCGGATCAAAGGGTTGCACCGCCTTCCTGATCGAAAAGGGCATGAAGGGTTTCAGCGTCTCCAAGAAGCTGGACAAGATGGGCATGCGCGGCTCGGACACCGCCGAACTGGTGTTCGAGGACTGCGAAGTGCCAGAAGAGAACATCATGGGCCCGCTGGGCGGCGGCGCCGGCGTGCTGATGAGCGGTCTGGACTATGAGCGCGCCGTTCTGGCCGCCGGTCCGCTCGGCATCATGCAGGCCGCGCTGGATGTGGTTCTGCCCTACGTCCGCGACCGCAAGCAGTTCGGCAAGCCGATCGGCTCGTTCCAGCTGATGCAGGGCAAGATCGCCGACATGTATGTCGCCCTGAACAGCGCCCGCGCCTATGTCTATTCGGTCGCTCGCGCCTGCGACGCCGGCCTGACCACGCGCTACGACGCGGCGGGTGCGATCCTGCTGGCGTCCGAAAATGCGGTGAAGGTGACGATGGAGGCCGTTCAGGCCCTGGGCGGCGCCGGCTACACCAAGGAATGGCCGGTCGAACGCCTGGTCCGCGACGCCAAACTTTATGACATCGGCGCCGGCACTAACGAGATCCGCCGCTTCCTGATCGGACGGGAACTGCTGGGCGGCTGA
- the infA gene encoding translation initiation factor IF-1 produces MAKEELLEFPGTVSELLPNATFRVTLENDHEIIAHTAGKMRKNRIRVLAGDKVLVEMTPYDLTKGRITYRFK; encoded by the coding sequence ATGGCTAAGGAAGAACTGCTCGAGTTTCCCGGCACCGTCAGCGAACTGCTGCCGAACGCCACCTTCCGCGTGACGCTCGAGAACGACCACGAGATCATCGCCCACACCGCCGGCAAGATGCGCAAGAACCGCATCCGCGTCCTGGCCGGCGACAAGGTGCTGGTCGAAATGACCCCCTACGACCTGACCAAGGGTCGCATCACCTATCGCTTCAAGTAA
- a CDS encoding Maf family protein: MAAGRPELVLASASPRRIELLAQVGITPDHIDPADIDETPLKGETPPRLAERLATSKAQVVAERRPDAVVIAADTVVAVGRRFLEKAADEAEATRFLKLLSGRNHRVFTGVAVWRDGRLSSRVNETRVTFKPLSDQEIATYVATGDWRGKAGGYGIQGPAAAFIQRIVGSHPSVMGLPVYEAVQLLHGVGWRS, translated from the coding sequence GTGGCTGCGGGTCGCCCCGAACTGGTGCTGGCTTCGGCCAGCCCGCGCCGCATCGAACTGCTGGCGCAGGTCGGGATCACGCCCGACCATATCGATCCCGCCGACATCGACGAGACGCCTCTGAAGGGTGAGACCCCGCCGCGTCTGGCCGAACGGCTCGCCACCTCGAAGGCGCAGGTCGTCGCAGAGCGCCGCCCCGACGCGGTGGTCATCGCCGCCGATACGGTTGTCGCTGTCGGGCGTCGTTTTCTGGAGAAGGCGGCGGACGAGGCCGAGGCGACGCGTTTTCTGAAACTGCTGTCCGGCCGCAATCACCGCGTCTTCACCGGCGTCGCCGTGTGGCGCGACGGAAGACTATCGTCGCGCGTCAACGAAACCCGCGTGACCTTCAAACCTTTGTCGGACCAAGAGATCGCAACCTACGTCGCCACGGGCGATTGGCGCGGCAAAGCCGGCGGCTATGGCATCCAAGGCCCAGCGGCCGCCTTCATCCAGCGAATCGTCGGCAGCCATCCGTCCGTGATGGGCCTGCCCGTCTATGAGGCCGTCCAGCTCTTGCACGGCGTCGGCTGGCGTTCATGA